Proteins found in one Tumebacillus sp. BK434 genomic segment:
- a CDS encoding dihydrofolate reductase family protein: protein MRKLVLFLHASLDGFVEGPNGEMDIGWVSYDADLEKHAKEILSTADTVIWGRGTYQMMHSYWPSVPSNPSASQHERNHAEWIEKTAKIVFSTTLEKVEWNNSRLVKEDVEEAIKNLKQQPGKDMVILGSPRFAHYLMQLDLIDEYKITISPVLIGSGLPLFQGIKEKINLKLIENKTFDSGAIGLVYQTVR from the coding sequence ATGAGAAAACTTGTTCTATTTCTGCACGCATCGCTTGACGGTTTTGTAGAAGGGCCGAACGGTGAAATGGACATTGGCTGGGTTTCCTACGATGCTGATTTGGAGAAACACGCGAAAGAAATTCTGAGTACTGCGGACACTGTCATTTGGGGACGTGGGACTTATCAGATGATGCACAGTTACTGGCCATCTGTGCCTTCGAACCCATCAGCTTCGCAGCATGAACGGAATCATGCCGAGTGGATCGAAAAGACAGCCAAAATCGTTTTTTCCACGACGCTGGAGAAAGTCGAATGGAACAATTCCAGACTGGTGAAAGAAGATGTCGAGGAAGCGATCAAGAACCTCAAACAGCAGCCAGGCAAGGATATGGTCATCCTCGGCAGTCCTAGGTTCGCACACTACCTTATGCAGCTTGATTTAATAGATGAGTATAAAATTACGATTTCTCCCGTCCTGATCGGCAGCGGGTTGCCGTTATTCCAAGGTATCAAGGAGAAGATCAATCTTAAACTTATCGAAAACAAGACATTTGATTCTGGAGCCATAGGCCTCGTTTACCAGACGGTTAGGTGA
- a CDS encoding MFS transporter: MKQEGSSWQRTLWVMAAVQCIMMMAFTSSGPFLALYINELGVEDWGQVAIWAGIISSCNFLLAAIVSPLWGSLGDRKGRKLMVMRTTFAISFFMFLMGLAQNVWHLLITRTIQGIFSGFTASANALVATVIPEERLGYALGWLASAGMFGTLIGPLVGGLMVDLLHSYRVAFFLTGGFSLLAFLVTLCLVKERFEPPAKDEMKKGAILEQFRAVKEMKGVRTMFVVLFLAQFSVMSVLPVLPVYMKELTGLEYLGIIAGFATAATGLADLIASPFLGKRSDKIGYRKVLTICMTGAALMYLPQALAPNVWVFIAARFGLGLFIGGIMPTANALVGRLAPKEHRGKVYGFSASAMLLGSFAGPLLGGLGSAYFGIRVMLGLTCVLYLLNMIWVRMKVIEPEGRAG, encoded by the coding sequence ATGAAACAGGAAGGTTCGTCTTGGCAGCGCACCTTGTGGGTGATGGCGGCGGTGCAGTGCATCATGATGATGGCGTTTACGTCGAGCGGGCCCTTTTTGGCGTTATACATAAACGAACTTGGAGTGGAAGATTGGGGTCAGGTGGCGATCTGGGCGGGGATCATCTCGTCGTGCAACTTTTTGCTGGCGGCGATCGTGTCGCCCTTGTGGGGCTCGCTCGGCGATCGCAAAGGGCGCAAGCTGATGGTGATGCGGACGACGTTTGCGATCTCGTTCTTCATGTTCCTGATGGGACTGGCGCAGAACGTCTGGCATCTGCTGATCACCCGCACGATTCAAGGCATCTTCAGCGGTTTTACGGCGTCGGCGAACGCGCTGGTGGCGACGGTGATCCCGGAGGAGCGCCTTGGCTATGCGCTGGGCTGGCTGGCCTCGGCGGGGATGTTCGGCACGCTGATCGGGCCGCTGGTGGGCGGGCTGATGGTCGATTTGCTGCACAGCTACCGGGTCGCATTTTTCCTGACCGGCGGGTTCTCGCTGCTCGCCTTTTTGGTGACGCTGTGTTTGGTCAAGGAGCGCTTTGAGCCGCCCGCGAAGGATGAGATGAAGAAGGGGGCGATCTTGGAGCAGTTCCGCGCCGTGAAGGAGATGAAAGGCGTTCGCACGATGTTTGTCGTGCTGTTCCTGGCCCAGTTTTCGGTGATGAGTGTGCTGCCGGTGCTGCCTGTCTATATGAAGGAACTCACCGGGCTCGAATACCTCGGCATCATCGCCGGGTTCGCGACGGCGGCAACGGGACTTGCCGATCTGATCGCCTCGCCGTTCCTCGGCAAGCGCAGCGACAAGATCGGCTACCGCAAAGTCCTGACCATCTGCATGACCGGGGCCGCCCTGATGTACCTTCCGCAAGCGCTCGCTCCGAACGTCTGGGTCTTCATCGCCGCCCGCTTCGGCCTCGGGCTCTTCATCGGTGGGATCATGCCGACCGCAAACGCGCTGGTCGGGCGTCTGGCGCCGAAAGAGCACCGGGGGAAGGTCTACGGGTTCTCCGCGTCGGCGATGCTCTTAGGCTCCTTTGCAGGGCCGCTCTTGGGCGGCTTGGGCTCGGCCTACTTCGGCATTCGGGTGATGCTTGGGCTGACTTGTGTGCTCTACCTGCTGAACATGATCTGGGTGCGGATGAAAGTGATCGAGCCGGAGGGGCGGGCAGGGTGA